The following are encoded together in the Citrus sinensis cultivar Valencia sweet orange chromosome 1, DVS_A1.0, whole genome shotgun sequence genome:
- the LOC102625062 gene encoding chaperone protein dnaJ 49-like, with protein MDGNKDDALKCFKIGKEALESGDRARAIKFLSKARRLDPSLPVDDIISSIESDPNTNPNGPSAEPNSKPSDQSTIRHRGPSTGASPSASSSSSPAYTEEQIAIVRQIKKTKDFYEILGVERSCTVEDVRKSYRKLSLKVHPDKNKAPGAEEAFKAVSKAFQCLSNDESRKKYDITGSDEPVYQPRTHTRAARGFNGFYDSDIDAEEIFRNFFFGGMPPARTQFRHFNFGQGVATGTADRNGSDGFNLRALIQLLPVILIILLQFLPSSDPIYALSRSYPYEYKFTTERGVNFYVKSSKFEQDYPVGSVQRVRLEKQVEKDYFTILAQNCRLEIQRQQWGFIKETPHCDMWQKFQYSPA; from the coding sequence atgGATGGGAATAAAGATGACGCCTTGAAATGTTTCAAAATCGGCAAAGAAGCGCTAGAATCAGGCGATCGAGCGCGTGCGATCAAATTTCTGTCCAAGGCTCGCCGCCTCGATCCTTCTCTTCCGGTTGACGACATCATCTCATCCATCGAGTCCGACCCCAACACAAACCCTAACGGCCCGTCCGCAGAGCCCAATTCAAAGCCGTCCGATCAATCGACGATCCGACACCGGGGCCCATCAACTGGCGCGTCTCCGTCAGCTTCTTCTTCGTCCTCTCCGGCGTACACCGAAGAGCAAATCGCGATCGTGAGACAGATTAAGAAAACGAAAGATTTTTACGAAATCCTAGGGGTTGAAAGATCTTGTACGGTCGAAGATGTACGGAAATCTTATAGAAAATTATCGCTGAAGGTTCATCCCGATAAGAACAAAGCTCCAGGCGCCGAAGAAGCCTTTAAAGCGGTATCAAAGGCGTTTCAGTGTTTGAGCAACGATGAGAGTCggaaaaaatatgatattactGGGTCAGATGAGCCCGTTTATCAGCCACGGACTCATACTCGGGCCGCCCGTGGGTTTAACGGGTTTTATGATTCGGATATTGATGCTGAGGAGATTTTTAGGAACTTTTTCTTCGGGGGAATGCCGCCAGCCAGGACTCAGTTTCGGCATTTTAATTTCGGGCAGGGAGTGGCCACGGGAACGGCTGATCGTAATGGCTCCGATGGGTTTAATTTACGTGCCTTGATTCAGTTGTTGCCTGTGATTTTGATAATTCTCTTGCAGTTTTTGCCGTCTTCTGATCCAATTTATGCCTTGTCGAGGTCTTACCCTTATGAGTACAAGTTTACAACGGAAAGAGGGGTGAATTTTTATGTGAAGTCTAGCAAATTTGAGCAGGACTATCCGGTGGGTAGTGTTCAGAGAGTGAGGCTGGAAAAGCAAGTTGAAAAGGATTACTTTACTATTCTTGCACAGAATTGCCGGTTAGAGATTCAGCGGCAGCAGTGGGGTTTTATAAAGGAGACTCCCCATTGTGACATGTGGCAGAAGTTTCAGTATTCACCAGCTTGA